A region from the Wansuia hejianensis genome encodes:
- the fba gene encoding class II fructose-1,6-bisphosphate aldolase, with the protein MLVSAKEMLQKAKAGHYAVGQFNINNLEWTKAILTTAQELNSPVILGVSEGAGKYMTGYKTVVAMVKGMLEELKITVPVAIHLDHGSYEACHKCIEAGFSSIMFDGSHLPIEENVEKTKELVKICAEKGMSLEAEVGSIGGEEDGVVGMGECADPQECKRIADLGVDMLAAGIGNIHGVYPPNWKGLSFETLAAVQELTGAMPLVLHGGTGIPSDQIKKAIDLGVSKINVNTECQLAFAAATREYIEAGKDKQGKGFDPRKLLLPGTEAIKATVKEKMELFGSVGKA; encoded by the coding sequence ATGTTAGTATCAGCGAAGGAAATGCTTCAGAAGGCAAAAGCCGGCCATTATGCAGTAGGCCAGTTCAACATTAACAATCTGGAATGGACGAAAGCGATTCTGACGACTGCTCAGGAGCTGAATTCACCGGTTATTCTGGGTGTATCTGAGGGCGCGGGGAAATATATGACAGGCTACAAGACCGTAGTGGCCATGGTAAAAGGAATGCTGGAAGAACTGAAGATCACGGTTCCGGTCGCGATCCATCTGGATCACGGCAGCTACGAAGCATGCCATAAGTGCATTGAAGCCGGATTTTCATCGATTATGTTCGACGGATCTCATCTCCCCATCGAGGAGAATGTGGAGAAGACGAAAGAGCTGGTAAAAATCTGCGCGGAGAAAGGCATGTCGCTGGAAGCAGAGGTAGGCTCCATCGGAGGTGAAGAGGACGGAGTCGTAGGTATGGGCGAGTGCGCTGACCCGCAGGAATGCAAAAGAATCGCTGATCTGGGTGTGGACATGCTGGCTGCAGGCATCGGCAATATCCACGGCGTATATCCTCCGAACTGGAAAGGGCTGAGCTTCGAGACACTGGCGGCCGTACAGGAGCTGACAGGCGCCATGCCGCTGGTACTCCACGGAGGCACAGGTATTCCCAGCGACCAGATTAAGAAGGCGATTGATCTGGGCGTTTCCAAAATCAATGTGAATACAGAGTGCCAGCTGGCATTTGCGGCTGCCACCCGTGAGTATATTGAGGCGGGCAAGGACAAGCAGGGCAAGGGATTTGATCCGCGGAAGCTGCTGCTCCCGGGCACTGAGGCTATCAAGGCGACTGTGAAGGAGAAGATGGAGCTGTTTGGTTCCGTCGGAAAAGCCTGA
- a CDS encoding diacylglycerol/lipid kinase family protein, protein MEKRLLFIFNPRSGKGQIRMKLLDIIDVFVKGGYEVIARPTQGPGDATEIVTEYADSVELIVCSGGDGTLDEVVSGLMKAEAAVPLGYIPAGSTNDFANSLQISKNMVQAARDIMEGSQFSYDVGAFNNKNFIYIAAFGLFTDVSYETDQHLKNVLGHLAYVLEATKRIFNVPTYWLKVDGGDGRKFEGEFIYGMVTNARSVGGFKNITGRDVEMDDGLFEVTLIHPPKNPLELNEIISSLLSGEDRTDLIENFKTDRISIEAMEVIAWTLDGECGGAYSFVRIENCRRALTMLLNPDKK, encoded by the coding sequence ATGGAAAAGCGGCTCTTATTTATCTTTAATCCCAGGTCGGGTAAAGGACAGATCCGTATGAAGCTTCTGGACATCATAGACGTTTTTGTGAAAGGCGGATATGAAGTTATCGCGCGGCCGACTCAGGGGCCGGGAGATGCCACTGAGATAGTAACGGAATACGCGGATAGCGTGGAGCTGATCGTTTGCAGCGGAGGGGACGGGACTCTTGACGAGGTAGTTTCCGGGCTGATGAAGGCAGAGGCGGCTGTCCCGCTGGGATATATCCCGGCCGGAAGCACCAATGATTTTGCCAACAGCCTGCAGATCTCCAAAAATATGGTACAGGCAGCCAGGGATATCATGGAGGGCAGCCAGTTTTCTTATGACGTAGGTGCTTTTAATAATAAGAACTTTATATATATTGCGGCGTTTGGGCTGTTTACGGATGTTTCCTATGAGACAGACCAGCATTTGAAGAATGTCCTGGGGCATCTGGCTTACGTTTTAGAGGCGACGAAGAGGATTTTTAATGTGCCGACCTACTGGCTGAAGGTGGACGGAGGGGACGGCAGGAAGTTTGAAGGAGAATTCATATACGGGATGGTGACCAATGCCCGGTCGGTGGGAGGATTTAAAAATATCACGGGAAGGGATGTGGAGATGGATGACGGGCTGTTTGAGGTCACGCTGATCCATCCTCCGAAGAACCCACTGGAATTGAATGAAATCATTTCTTCCCTGCTGTCGGGAGAAGACCGCACGGATCTGATTGAGAACTTTAAGACAGACCGGATCAGTATTGAAGCTATGGAGGTGATCGCGTGGACGCTGGACGGGGAGTGCGGAGGAGCCTATTCCTTCGTGCGGATAGAGAACTGCAGACGGGCGCTGACAATGCTGCTGAATCCTGATAAGAAATAA
- a CDS encoding SDR family NAD(P)-dependent oxidoreductase: MDNREYIMITGASHGIGKAAAFAFAQHGHRVLAVSRNLDGGLDKLQQDIQEKWGTECLILAGDIGEETFVQELFEVLLAHGRLKALINNAGISHVGLLQDMSLEQWNRLFQTNVTSMFLTCRAAVPVFLAQGAGSIVNVSSVWGNAGASCETAYSATKGAVNSLTRALAKELAPSRIRVNAAAFGAVDTSMNQFLSPSERAALTDEIPMGRFGTPEEAAGLLLDLALNHPYLTGQVITMDGGWL; encoded by the coding sequence ATGGATAACAGAGAATACATCATGATTACCGGAGCTTCCCATGGTATTGGCAAGGCTGCAGCTTTTGCCTTTGCCCAGCACGGGCACCGGGTGCTGGCCGTATCGCGTAATCTGGACGGCGGGCTGGATAAGCTGCAACAGGATATTCAGGAAAAATGGGGAACGGAATGCCTGATTCTGGCCGGGGATATAGGGGAAGAGACTTTTGTGCAGGAGCTTTTTGAAGTTCTTTTGGCTCATGGACGGCTGAAAGCCCTCATCAATAACGCGGGGATTTCACATGTGGGACTGCTCCAGGATATGAGTCTGGAACAATGGAACCGGCTGTTTCAGACAAACGTCACGTCTATGTTCCTGACCTGCCGGGCGGCTGTCCCGGTATTTCTTGCACAGGGGGCAGGAAGTATCGTGAATGTCTCTTCTGTGTGGGGAAATGCAGGGGCCTCCTGCGAAACAGCTTACTCGGCCACCAAAGGTGCGGTGAATTCTCTTACACGCGCGCTGGCCAAGGAACTGGCGCCAAGCAGAATCCGTGTGAATGCAGCGGCTTTCGGAGCGGTTGATACTTCTATGAACCAGTTTCTCTCTCCTTCCGAACGGGCGGCTCTCACGGACGAGATCCCCATGGGCCGGTTCGGCACTCCGGAAGAAGCTGCCGGCCTGCTGTTAGATTTGGCGCTGAACCATCCCTATCTGACCGGACAGGTAATCACCATGGACGGAGGATGGCTGTAG
- the rplQ gene encoding 50S ribosomal protein L17 → MAGYKKLGRTSDQRKAVLRNQVTNLLYHGKIRTTETKAKEIRKIAEGIIAMAVREKDNYETVTVTAKVARKDADGKRVKEVKDGKKVTVYDEVQKEIKKDNASRLHARRQMMKVFYPVTEVPASNKGKKKNTKQIDMVTKMFDEVAPKYEGRNGGYTRIVKIGPRKGDAAMEVLIELV, encoded by the coding sequence ATGGCAGGATATAAAAAGCTGGGAAGAACTTCTGACCAGAGAAAAGCAGTATTAAGAAACCAGGTAACCAATCTGTTATATCATGGTAAAATCCGCACCACAGAGACTAAGGCAAAAGAGATCCGCAAGATCGCTGAAGGCATCATCGCCATGGCTGTCCGTGAGAAAGATAATTACGAGACCGTGACCGTAACTGCGAAGGTTGCGAGAAAAGATGCAGACGGCAAACGCGTCAAAGAAGTGAAAGACGGAAAAAAAGTTACCGTATATGACGAAGTGCAGAAAGAGATCAAGAAGGATAACGCTTCCAGACTCCATGCCAGACGTCAGATGATGAAGGTTTTCTATCCGGTTACAGAAGTTCCGGCCTCCAATAAAGGCAAGAAAAAAAATACCAAACAGATCGATATGGTGACTAAGATGTTCGATGAAGTTGCGCCGAAATACGAAGGCCGCAACGGCGGATATACCCGTATCGTGAAGATCGGACCCCGTAAAGGTGATGCCGCTATGGAGGTTCTGATCGAGCTGGTATAA
- a CDS encoding DNA-directed RNA polymerase subunit alpha codes for MFDFNKPKIEITEISEDKKFGRFVVEPLERGYGTTLGNSLRRIMLSSLPGAAVSQVKIEGVLHEFSSIPGVKEDVTEIIMNLKSLAIKNNSETNEAKIAYVEFEGEGVVKASDIQVDQDIEIMNPDQVIATLNGGPDSKLYMELTITKGRGYVSADKGKTEDMPIGVIAVDAIYTPVERVNLTVENTRVGQITDFDKLTLDVYTKGTLDPDEAVSLAAKVLSEHLKLFIDLSENAKTAEVMIEKEDNEKEKVLEMNIDELELSVRSYNCLKRAGINTVEELCNKTSEDMMKVRNLGRKSLEEVLAKLKELGLQLSPGDEQ; via the coding sequence GTGTTTGATTTTAACAAACCGAAAATTGAGATTACGGAGATTTCTGAAGATAAGAAGTTCGGCAGATTCGTGGTAGAACCGTTAGAGCGGGGATATGGAACGACCCTGGGTAATTCTCTTCGGAGGATCATGCTCTCTTCTCTTCCCGGCGCGGCAGTGAGCCAGGTGAAGATCGAAGGGGTCCTGCATGAGTTCAGCTCTATCCCGGGAGTAAAGGAAGATGTCACAGAAATCATCATGAATCTGAAAAGCCTTGCCATCAAGAACAACAGCGAGACGAATGAAGCCAAGATCGCATATGTGGAATTTGAAGGCGAAGGTGTGGTAAAAGCATCCGATATCCAGGTGGATCAGGACATTGAAATCATGAACCCCGATCAGGTGATCGCCACATTGAACGGCGGTCCGGACAGCAAGTTATATATGGAGCTGACCATTACCAAGGGACGCGGCTATGTGAGCGCTGATAAGGGAAAGACGGAAGATATGCCGATTGGCGTGATCGCGGTAGATGCTATCTATACGCCGGTTGAGCGTGTGAATCTGACGGTGGAGAACACCCGTGTCGGTCAGATCACTGATTTTGACAAACTGACACTGGATGTTTATACAAAAGGTACATTGGATCCGGACGAGGCAGTGAGTCTGGCTGCCAAGGTTTTAAGCGAGCATCTGAAGCTGTTTATTGACCTTTCAGAGAACGCTAAAACGGCAGAGGTTATGATAGAGAAGGAAGACAATGAGAAAGAAAAGGTTCTTGAGATGAACATCGATGAGCTGGAGCTTTCCGTGCGTTCCTATAACTGCCTGAAGCGCGCCGGCATTAATACAGTAGAAGAGCTGTGCAACAAGACTTCTGAGGATATGATGAAGGTCCGTAACCTGGGCCGCAAGTCTCTGGAAGAAGTTCTTGCAAAGCTGAAAGAGCTGGGGCTGCAGCTGAGTCCCGGAGACGAGCAGTAA
- the rpsD gene encoding 30S ribosomal protein S4 — MAVNRVPVLKRCRSLGLDPVYLGIDKKSTRQLRRANRKVSEYGLQLREKQKAKFIYGVLEKPFRNYYKKADRMSGQTGENLMAMLEQRLDNVVFRMGFARTRREARQIVDHKHVTVNGKQVNIPSYLTQPGDVIEIKESKKGSQRYKDILEVTGGRMSPEWLDVNQEALQGTVKEVPARDAIDVPVNEMLIVELYSK, encoded by the coding sequence ATGGCAGTAAATAGAGTACCGGTTCTGAAAAGATGCAGATCCCTTGGTCTGGATCCTGTATATCTGGGAATTGATAAGAAATCCACACGTCAGTTAAGACGTGCCAACAGAAAGGTGTCCGAATACGGACTTCAGTTAAGAGAAAAACAGAAAGCAAAATTCATCTACGGCGTTCTGGAGAAGCCTTTCCGCAATTACTACAAGAAAGCCGACCGGATGTCCGGACAGACAGGTGAGAACCTGATGGCTATGCTGGAGCAGCGTCTGGATAATGTTGTCTTCCGTATGGGCTTCGCAAGGACCAGAAGGGAAGCGAGACAGATCGTTGATCACAAGCATGTGACAGTGAACGGCAAGCAGGTGAACATCCCGTCCTACCTGACCCAGCCGGGTGATGTGATTGAAATCAAAGAAAGCAAGAAAGGCTCTCAGCGTTATAAAGACATTCTGGAAGTGACAGGCGGCCGCATGTCTCCGGAATGGCTGGATGTGAATCAGGAAGCACTGCAGGGTACCGTAAAAGAGGTTCCGGCACGTGATGCGATCGATGTTCCTGTAAATGAGATGCTTATCGTCGAGCTGTATTCCAAGTAA
- the rpsK gene encoding 30S ribosomal protein S11, whose product MAKVTKKTTKRRVKKNVERGQAHIQSSFNNTIVTLTDAEGNALSWASAGGLGFRGSRKSTPYAAQMAAETATKAALVHGLKTVDVFVKGPGSGREAAIRALSACGLEVTSICDVTPVPHNGCRPPKRRRV is encoded by the coding sequence ATGGCAAAAGTGACGAAGAAAACGACGAAACGTCGTGTCAAGAAAAACGTTGAACGTGGACAGGCACACATTCAGTCATCCTTTAACAACACGATTGTTACCCTGACTGATGCCGAAGGCAATGCTCTCTCATGGGCGAGCGCAGGCGGCCTGGGCTTTAGAGGTTCAAGGAAATCTACTCCTTATGCAGCGCAGATGGCTGCAGAGACTGCTACGAAAGCAGCACTGGTTCATGGTCTGAAGACCGTAGACGTATTTGTAAAAGGGCCTGGTTCAGGACGTGAGGCAGCAATCCGCGCTCTGTCCGCATGTGGACTTGAGGTTACCAGTATCTGTGATGTGACGCCGGTACCGCACAACGGTTGCCGCCCGCCCAAACGTAGAAGAGTCTAA
- the rpsM gene encoding 30S ribosomal protein S13, protein MARIAGVDLPRDKRVEIGLTYIYGIGRTSSNRILAQAGVNPDTRVRDLTDDEVKKIAAVIDETQTVEGDLRREIAMNIKRLQEIGCYRGIRHRKGLPVRGQKTKTNARTRKGPKRTVANKKK, encoded by the coding sequence ATGGCTCGTATAGCTGGTGTAGATTTACCAAGAGACAAACGCGTAGAGATCGGTCTGACCTATATCTACGGAATTGGAAGAACTTCTTCCAATCGTATTCTTGCGCAGGCAGGTGTGAACCCGGATACCCGTGTGAGAGATCTGACAGACGATGAGGTTAAGAAAATCGCTGCCGTGATCGACGAGACACAGACTGTGGAAGGTGATCTGAGACGTGAGATCGCGATGAACATCAAGCGTCTGCAGGAGATCGGCTGTTACAGAGGAATCCGGCATAGAAAAGGACTTCCCGTTCGCGGACAGAAGACCAAGACCAATGCCAGAACCCGCAAAGGTCCGAAGAGAACCGTTGCTAATAAGAAGAAATAA
- the rpmJ gene encoding 50S ribosomal protein L36 codes for MKVRSSVKPMCEKCKVIKRKGSIRIICENPKHKQRQG; via the coding sequence ATGAAGGTAAGATCATCTGTTAAGCCGATGTGCGAAAAGTGCAAGGTTATTAAAAGAAAAGGAAGTATCCGTATCATTTGTGAGAATCCAAAGCATAAACAGCGTCAGGGTTGA
- a CDS encoding MATE family efflux transporter gives MAEKRSSLTEGPIAKGLFRFALPLLGSSLIQQLYNTVDLIFVGNFLGKSASAAIGSTSLVVSCIIGFFNGLGMGVGVLTAQFYGAKKNKKIKGTVHTAAGLTLLLSLIITVAGWVLCPYILKLLKIPADIQVPASTYLRIYMLSLLSIVSYNMSAGVLRALGNSRTPMLCQLLGGIVNVAADALFICVFQLGVAGAGLATVFSQSLAAVLTIRCICRLPQDYRLELRRMTIEPGMAKAIFRIGIPEAVRSMMITFANLMVQTQINILGVNSMAAYASYVKAEGFLYLPQWAMGQANTTFVGQNLGAGNVERAEKGARTAIFMVIGITVTISAFILIFPEQVFRLFSSDPEIITLSAKLGCAAYGLYFLYGIVEVIAGAIRGAGHSTPPMVILLINMCGVRLIVLRILLCYFDSIEKIILVFPITWICSCLSMVLYYRFGKWKTSALLDGKNT, from the coding sequence ATGGCGGAAAAGAGAAGCAGTCTGACAGAAGGGCCGATCGCAAAAGGTTTATTCAGATTCGCCCTGCCTTTGCTGGGGAGCAGCCTGATCCAACAGTTATACAATACGGTGGATCTTATCTTTGTGGGTAATTTTCTGGGGAAGTCTGCGTCGGCGGCCATTGGATCTACCAGTCTGGTCGTCAGCTGCATCATCGGATTTTTTAATGGATTGGGTATGGGCGTAGGCGTCTTGACGGCTCAGTTCTATGGTGCGAAGAAGAATAAGAAAATTAAAGGGACGGTTCACACGGCCGCTGGGCTGACCCTGCTGCTGTCCCTGATCATTACTGTGGCAGGCTGGGTGCTCTGCCCCTATATCCTGAAGCTGCTGAAGATTCCGGCGGATATCCAGGTGCCTGCGTCTACATATCTTAGGATTTACATGCTGAGCCTTCTGTCCATCGTCAGCTATAATATGAGCGCCGGTGTGTTAAGGGCTTTGGGAAATTCACGGACTCCCATGCTCTGCCAGCTGCTGGGAGGAATTGTGAATGTGGCGGCAGACGCCCTCTTTATCTGTGTCTTTCAACTGGGCGTTGCGGGAGCGGGTCTGGCAACAGTATTTTCCCAAAGCCTGGCGGCGGTGCTGACCATAAGGTGCATCTGCAGACTGCCGCAGGACTACAGGCTGGAGCTGAGGAGGATGACCATCGAGCCGGGGATGGCAAAAGCGATTTTCCGGATTGGCATACCGGAGGCGGTCCGTTCCATGATGATTACGTTTGCAAACCTGATGGTGCAGACACAGATCAATATACTGGGAGTGAATTCCATGGCAGCTTATGCTTCCTATGTAAAGGCGGAAGGTTTCTTGTACCTGCCCCAGTGGGCCATGGGACAGGCCAACACGACCTTTGTTGGACAGAACCTGGGAGCGGGAAATGTGGAGCGGGCGGAAAAGGGAGCACGGACGGCGATCTTCATGGTCATCGGAATCACAGTCACGATCAGTGCGTTTATCCTGATTTTCCCGGAGCAGGTGTTCCGTCTGTTCTCAAGTGATCCGGAGATTATAACACTGAGTGCGAAACTCGGCTGCGCAGCCTATGGGCTCTACTTCCTCTACGGAATCGTAGAAGTGATCGCGGGCGCAATCCGGGGAGCCGGCCACAGCACACCGCCCATGGTCATACTTCTGATCAACATGTGCGGCGTGCGGCTGATCGTCCTCCGCATTTTACTCTGTTATTTTGACAGCATAGAAAAGATAATACTGGTGTTCCCCATCACCTGGATCTGTTCCTGCTTGTCCATGGTTCTCTATTACCGCTTTGGGAAGTGGAAAACATCCGCCCTGCTGGACGGTAAAAACACATAA
- a CDS encoding DUF4037 domain-containing protein produces MKGLELSRSYYEACGREMLERRFPELFDRMAIGLAGEGSECFGFDDKYSADHDFGPSFCIWLDGADYLKYGREVQQAYDSLPGIFAGYPAREVTSRGKGRVGVLCTQTWYSKYTGYSRGPVRLEEWLRVPESSLATAVNGMVYWDPLGSFTEVRKHLLYECPEDIRIRRIAVRAAAMGQAGQYNYMRCWKRKDKIAAGLALAEFVKAGLSMVYLLNRTYAPYYKWMYRGIRELPVLPRAYGLFGQLAEAQAGEETEGIIERICIIVAAELQRQGLSDETDPFLEAHCEQILDRIQEQRIRNMPQI; encoded by the coding sequence ATGAAGGGTTTGGAATTGTCCCGGTCCTACTATGAGGCGTGCGGCAGAGAAATGCTGGAGCGAAGGTTTCCTGAACTGTTTGACCGGATGGCAATCGGGCTGGCGGGTGAAGGGTCTGAGTGCTTTGGGTTTGATGACAAATATTCAGCTGACCATGATTTTGGCCCTTCTTTTTGTATCTGGCTGGATGGGGCGGATTACCTGAAATATGGCAGGGAAGTGCAGCAGGCCTACGACAGCCTGCCGGGAATATTCGCGGGATATCCGGCCAGAGAGGTGACGAGCCGCGGCAAGGGAAGGGTGGGTGTTTTGTGCACACAGACCTGGTACAGTAAATACACCGGGTATTCCAGAGGGCCAGTCAGACTGGAAGAGTGGCTGCGGGTACCGGAATCCAGTCTGGCGACTGCAGTGAACGGCATGGTATACTGGGATCCGCTGGGAAGCTTTACGGAGGTCCGAAAGCATCTGCTCTATGAGTGCCCGGAAGATATACGCATCAGACGGATTGCGGTAAGAGCCGCTGCCATGGGGCAGGCGGGACAGTACAATTACATGCGCTGCTGGAAACGGAAGGACAAAATCGCGGCGGGCCTGGCTCTGGCTGAATTCGTCAAAGCGGGACTGTCCATGGTCTATCTTCTGAACCGGACCTATGCTCCCTATTATAAATGGATGTACCGGGGAATCAGGGAACTGCCGGTTCTTCCCAGAGCATACGGACTATTCGGACAGCTGGCGGAGGCGCAGGCCGGAGAAGAGACGGAAGGGATCATTGAGAGAATCTGTATCATTGTGGCCGCGGAGCTTCAGAGGCAAGGTCTGTCAGATGAGACAGACCCATTTCTGGAAGCCCATTGCGAACAGATCCTGGATAGAATCCAGGAACAGAGAATCAGAAATATGCCACAAATCTAA
- a CDS encoding tetratricopeptide repeat protein has product MEEERMKTGRLPAEQVADWDAGEFYHQLGIRYRTHDGNQVEKFLTDCARQLEGDGADRTMRCMVYNELGSFYRGTSRYQESMEAFRKSQEIILELKDRDTVEYATSINNMAGTCRLAGAHEQAVALFQEALEIHEKLGDRQSYAYASAHNNLSLAYQELGQLSLAAAHLERALPLIGNMPGRGHEVAVTYTNLSTLYHRMKEKDKAYQCIQKALGIFEGLDDAKNVHYAAAVNMLGELEYESGQYEKAAVSFKKAAEYTERFFGRNAEYETACQNLSRVCGKLGKEPAI; this is encoded by the coding sequence ATGGAAGAAGAGCGAATGAAAACTGGACGATTGCCGGCAGAACAGGTGGCTGATTGGGATGCCGGGGAATTTTATCATCAGTTAGGAATCAGGTACCGGACTCATGACGGGAATCAAGTCGAGAAGTTTCTGACAGATTGTGCCCGGCAGTTAGAAGGTGATGGGGCAGACAGGACAATGCGCTGCATGGTTTATAATGAGTTGGGCTCCTTTTACCGGGGGACCAGCCGGTACCAGGAGTCGATGGAGGCTTTCCGAAAGTCTCAGGAGATTATTCTGGAATTAAAAGACAGGGATACGGTGGAATACGCTACTTCTATTAATAATATGGCCGGGACCTGCCGTTTGGCCGGGGCGCACGAACAGGCCGTCGCCCTTTTTCAGGAAGCTTTGGAGATCCATGAAAAGCTGGGAGACCGGCAGTCCTATGCTTACGCAAGCGCCCATAATAATCTTTCACTCGCGTATCAGGAGCTGGGACAGCTGTCCCTGGCTGCCGCCCATCTGGAGAGGGCGCTGCCTCTGATCGGGAATATGCCTGGACGCGGCCATGAGGTTGCGGTGACATATACAAATCTGAGCACCTTGTATCACCGGATGAAAGAGAAGGATAAAGCATATCAGTGCATCCAAAAGGCACTGGGAATCTTTGAGGGATTGGATGATGCGAAAAATGTACACTATGCCGCCGCAGTGAATATGCTGGGCGAGCTGGAATATGAATCTGGCCAGTATGAAAAAGCAGCCGTTTCCTTTAAAAAAGCAGCGGAATACACGGAAAGGTTTTTTGGAAGGAATGCCGAATATGAGACCGCCTGCCAGAATCTTTCACGGGTCTGCGGGAAGCTGGGAAAGGAGCCGGCCATATGA